One Sphaerisporangium krabiense DNA segment encodes these proteins:
- a CDS encoding DUF4307 domain-containing protein produces MAERGVGSGADAPVLGTPDAFPDRTGRNGRAGRSVVLVIIAVVVAAAMGGWGYVMMTAKGDPDVQSEVIAFEVQGSDAVTITFQTHKAADRAAVCRLRATDTEHVEVGARDVSIPAGQADGRFTERVTTSARATSGHVQYCYLVQ; encoded by the coding sequence ATGGCTGAAAGAGGTGTCGGCTCGGGCGCGGACGCGCCGGTCCTGGGCACCCCTGACGCGTTTCCCGACCGTACGGGACGAAACGGGCGCGCGGGGCGGTCCGTGGTCCTCGTGATCATCGCTGTCGTCGTGGCGGCGGCGATGGGCGGCTGGGGTTATGTCATGATGACCGCCAAGGGGGACCCGGACGTGCAGAGCGAGGTGATCGCGTTCGAGGTCCAGGGGTCCGACGCGGTGACGATCACCTTCCAGACGCACAAGGCGGCCGATCGCGCGGCGGTGTGCCGCCTGCGGGCCACCGACACCGAGCACGTCGAGGTGGGCGCCAGGGACGTCTCCATCCCCGCCGGGCAGGCGGATGGGCGGTTCACCGAGCGGGTCACGACGAGCGCCCGCGCGACATCGGGCCACGTGCAGTACTGCTATCTCGTACAATGA
- a CDS encoding acyl-CoA-like ligand-binding transcription factor, whose amino-acid sequence MSSPPRADRPAGLRERKKAKTRQAIQEHALRLFTEQGYDATTVEQIAEAAEVSPSTFFRYFPTKEDVVMRDDYDPMIAAAYLRQPASLGPLAAMRAAMGEVFTEVFEADERTIRRRIELIWSIPALRARQVEGQLATMAALASMLAERTGRSADDLRVRAAAGAVIGAWIAAMERWVVSGRDVSLPALMDEVLAFLEEGMPL is encoded by the coding sequence ATGAGTTCACCTCCGCGCGCCGACCGGCCCGCCGGTCTTCGCGAACGCAAGAAGGCCAAGACCCGGCAGGCCATCCAGGAACACGCCCTGCGGCTGTTCACCGAGCAGGGCTACGACGCCACGACCGTCGAGCAGATCGCCGAGGCCGCGGAGGTCTCCCCGAGCACGTTCTTCCGCTACTTCCCCACCAAGGAAGACGTCGTCATGCGGGACGACTACGACCCCATGATCGCCGCCGCCTACCTGCGGCAGCCCGCGTCCCTCGGCCCGCTGGCCGCGATGCGGGCCGCGATGGGCGAGGTCTTCACCGAGGTCTTCGAGGCCGACGAGCGGACGATCCGGCGCCGGATCGAGCTGATCTGGTCCATCCCGGCCCTGCGCGCCCGCCAGGTCGAGGGACAGCTCGCGACCATGGCCGCGCTGGCCTCGATGCTGGCCGAGCGCACCGGCCGCTCCGCCGACGACCTTCGCGTGCGCGCCGCCGCCGGCGCGGTCATCGGGGCCTGGATCGCCGCCATGGAACGCTGGGTCGTCTCCGGGCGGGACGTCTCGCTGCCCGCCCTGATGGACGAGGTGCTGGCCTTCCTGGAGGAGGGCATGCCCCTGTAG
- a CDS encoding C40 family peptidase, giving the protein MLDRRPRGSSVARESRAGFRERVGGVLGEVREDLRFHPNLQPVRRPPRPPRLARRIVPVVGLLLAAVLAADLMVYGELVKGEPQAVAARAPRDAVPRRDGYVAATGELPVTPTRAEVAPLTRAHAPHLFVVSRRTLPAAAVQAVNAYKGVEAVEVTDAADVMMDGKRVQTMGVNPSTFRAFTPRPTARSDALWNSVAAGDVAVSFVLGSDGGVKLGSTVNGGGLKLRVGAYATMGMGLINAVVSTQVARSLGIPERNAMVVSAPGVNLNRLREAILKALPKGTQVALINPVLERPAEARRTWPSGSFMTAEQLRVALTAAAGKVGRPYVWGAEGPDTFDCSGLVQWAFAQAGVRMPRVTHQQWVTGPQIPLSQAQPGDLLFWRSDPTNPGYISHVAIYWGDGKMLQAPRTGDVVKFSPVSTRNLAGVVRVSPVVAARVR; this is encoded by the coding sequence GTGCTCGATCGGCGACCGCGGGGCTCGTCCGTCGCCCGAGAGAGCCGCGCCGGGTTCCGTGAGCGCGTCGGCGGAGTGCTCGGCGAGGTGCGCGAAGATCTTCGTTTCCATCCCAACCTCCAGCCGGTCCGCCGCCCCCCGAGGCCCCCGCGCCTGGCGCGCAGGATCGTGCCGGTCGTCGGGCTCTTACTGGCCGCCGTCCTCGCCGCCGACCTCATGGTCTACGGCGAGCTGGTCAAAGGCGAGCCCCAGGCCGTCGCGGCCCGCGCCCCCCGCGACGCCGTCCCGAGGCGCGACGGGTACGTCGCGGCGACCGGCGAGCTGCCGGTCACGCCCACGCGGGCCGAGGTCGCGCCGCTGACCCGGGCGCACGCCCCCCACCTGTTCGTGGTCTCGCGCCGCACGCTGCCCGCCGCGGCCGTCCAGGCGGTCAACGCCTACAAGGGCGTCGAGGCCGTCGAGGTCACCGACGCCGCCGACGTGATGATGGACGGCAAGCGCGTGCAGACCATGGGCGTGAACCCCTCCACGTTCCGCGCCTTCACCCCGCGCCCCACGGCCCGGTCGGACGCCCTCTGGAACAGCGTGGCGGCGGGCGACGTCGCGGTGTCGTTCGTGCTCGGCAGCGACGGCGGCGTGAAGCTCGGCTCCACGGTCAACGGCGGCGGCCTCAAGCTGCGCGTCGGGGCGTACGCGACCATGGGCATGGGCCTGATCAACGCCGTGGTGTCGACGCAGGTGGCACGCTCGCTCGGCATCCCCGAGCGCAACGCGATGGTCGTCAGCGCCCCCGGCGTGAACCTGAACCGGCTCAGGGAGGCCATCCTGAAGGCCCTGCCCAAGGGCACCCAGGTCGCGCTCATCAACCCGGTGCTCGAACGGCCCGCCGAGGCCCGTCGCACCTGGCCCTCGGGCTCGTTCATGACGGCGGAGCAGCTCCGCGTGGCGCTCACCGCCGCCGCGGGCAAGGTCGGCCGCCCGTACGTCTGGGGCGCCGAGGGACCGGACACCTTCGACTGCTCGGGCCTCGTCCAGTGGGCCTTCGCGCAGGCCGGGGTGCGCATGCCGCGCGTCACCCACCAGCAGTGGGTGACGGGCCCGCAGATCCCGCTGTCGCAGGCCCAGCCGGGCGACCTGCTGTTCTGGCGCTCCGACCCGACCAACCCCGGCTACATCTCGCACGTCGCGATCTACTGGGGAGACGGCAAGATGCTCCAGGCGCCGCGCACCGGCGACGTCGTGAAGTTCTCGCCCGTCTCCACCAGGAACCTGGCCGGGGTGGTGCGGGTGAGCCCCGTGGTGGCCGCGCGGGTGCGCTGA
- the greA gene encoding transcription elongation factor GreA: protein MVDSREENVTWLTQEAYDRLKAEFEYLSGPGRVDIAKKIEAAREEGDLKENGGYHAAKEEQGKMEGRILQLRQLLDNARVGEAPRTEGVVGPGMTVTIRFAGDDDEVTFLLASREESGAPIDVYSPKSPLGSAINGKKIGEKATYTMPNGRTNTVEILEAVPYIGG, encoded by the coding sequence GTGGTCGACTCCCGCGAAGAGAACGTCACCTGGTTGACGCAGGAGGCGTACGACCGTCTGAAGGCGGAGTTTGAGTATCTCTCGGGGCCCGGGCGTGTCGACATCGCCAAGAAGATCGAGGCCGCCCGCGAAGAGGGCGACCTCAAGGAGAACGGCGGTTACCACGCCGCCAAGGAGGAGCAGGGCAAGATGGAGGGCCGCATCCTCCAGCTCCGCCAGCTTCTCGACAACGCCAGGGTGGGCGAGGCCCCCCGCACCGAGGGCGTGGTCGGCCCCGGCATGACGGTGACGATCCGCTTCGCGGGCGACGACGACGAGGTCACCTTCCTGCTCGCCTCCCGTGAGGAGAGCGGCGCGCCGATCGACGTCTACTCGCCGAAGTCGCCGCTCGGTTCGGCGATCAACGGCAAGAAGATCGGCGAGAAGGCCACCTACACCATGCCCAACGGCAGGACGAACACGGTCGAGATCCTGGAGGCCGTTCCCTACATCGGCGGCTGA
- a CDS encoding cation-translocating P-type ATPase: protein MFLLRGLGGGLGGGLGRGLKVPAAALASLLPDQVRGLLPCPRRVHACAGGLRVELRHVGGGAAAARALEKRLLRIDGVTRAEVNGALGFVFAGCDPRRADVAALVSAVDELDVPGGDDGGRTARHAADRQARALVELGAGLAGMGLTLAGQVVRVARVPAALPALLQLAEAAPRVRHEVERRVGRPTANVVFATARFTAQTLALRPLGMLIESLAATGRLAEARAGLRAWHDAEERLAAAKGSYRHLRTACAARPVPLPYGPIERYADSLSVGALASYGVTSLLSAHQERALAMLVSATPRAARLGRDAFVSTLSRAAAHRGGLVLDRDALRGMDRVDTVVFDADALTRNTWTVHEVIIMDSGVDVDELHARIYTMLEGADATRRHERDDWAAEPLAAVPATAPHWSDKGVRPVAVTLNGETAAFVGVVPDTPPWAEALVGAARGTCAVVLAGGHPSLSWRLGAETSVPGGDRLARSVRALQKDGHGVAVVAARPRRGLREADLGIGLLAGRDRTPWDADVIGGPEVAHMLLTAFAPARVASRRGLKVSAAGSAVGAGLTVLGPAAGAVRRVQLAGDCASLAALATGAWSGRDLGRGRLPERADRTPWHALPASDVLERLSTSLSGLTEEEAARRGDGRRPRPRAVRLPLLRATAEELANPLTPVLATAAGVSASVGSALDAVLIAGVLAVNGLIGGAQRHNADRALHRLTGATAISVRVRRPSGTVSATAGDLVPGDVIELRAGDAVPADCRVLKARGVEVDEAPLTGESRLAAKSVLPTAALAVAERSSMVYQGTTVAAGECLAVVVATGPATEARRTAEFERGQVPPTGVELRLRALSRQIMPVAVGSGALLMATNLLRRSPLAGALAPAVNLAVAAVPEGLPFIATVAELAAAKRLSTRETLVRNPSTIEALGRVDVLCFDKTGTLTQGSISLRGISDGRVELPADALPADYRRILAAALRAGPKFDGEGVVPHPTDRAVMEGAARLGVDPTEGLPGWRRVAELPFESARGYHAVLGTAPASRHGTRARGGRPHVLNVKGAPEVVLTRCVTMLSDGQVAPLDDEAATTLAKEVDRLAQQGLRVLAVAERAASRRLDLDESRIDGLCFLGFLGLADPVRPTAARSVARLARAGVRIVMITGDHPSTAEAIAAELNVVNGPRIMTGPQLDRLDDAALAKVLPEVSVFARVTPAHKARIVEGLQRAGRVVAVTGDGANDAPAIRLADVGVALGSRATPAARAAADVVVTDDRIETIVEAIVEGRAMWSSVRDALGILLGGNLGEIVFTVGSNLLAGRNTLNARQLLLVNLLTDMLPALAVAVRPPSATSPETLLSEGPEASLGEALNRDIYARAATTAAAASLAWTFARYTGTASRADTVGLIGLVVAQLAQTVAAGGRDRTVLLAASVSLASLFVVISVPGLSHVFGCRPVGPVAWGIGLAGGTAAGLATRVLGRPSGG from the coding sequence GTGTTCCTGCTGCGTGGACTCGGGGGTGGCCTCGGGGGTGGACTCGGCCGTGGACTCAAGGTTCCGGCCGCCGCCCTGGCCTCCCTGCTGCCCGATCAGGTCCGGGGGCTGCTGCCCTGCCCGCGGCGGGTCCACGCGTGCGCGGGGGGCCTGCGCGTCGAGCTGCGCCACGTCGGCGGCGGGGCGGCGGCGGCCCGCGCGCTGGAGAAGCGCCTCCTCCGGATCGACGGCGTCACGCGCGCGGAGGTCAACGGGGCGCTCGGCTTCGTGTTCGCCGGCTGCGACCCGCGGCGGGCCGACGTCGCCGCGCTGGTGTCGGCCGTGGACGAGCTGGACGTGCCCGGCGGGGACGACGGCGGGCGCACGGCGCGGCACGCGGCGGACCGGCAGGCCCGCGCGCTGGTGGAGCTCGGCGCGGGGCTCGCGGGCATGGGCCTGACGCTGGCGGGCCAGGTCGTCCGCGTCGCCAGGGTCCCGGCCGCGTTGCCCGCGCTGCTGCAGCTCGCCGAGGCCGCGCCACGCGTCCGGCACGAGGTGGAGCGCCGGGTCGGCCGTCCTACCGCGAACGTGGTGTTCGCCACGGCGCGCTTCACCGCGCAGACGCTGGCGCTGCGTCCCCTCGGCATGCTCATCGAGTCCCTGGCCGCCACGGGCCGCCTGGCCGAGGCGCGCGCGGGCCTGCGCGCCTGGCACGACGCCGAGGAGCGGCTCGCCGCCGCCAAAGGCTCCTACCGCCACCTCAGGACCGCCTGCGCCGCACGCCCCGTCCCCCTGCCCTACGGCCCCATCGAGCGCTACGCCGACTCCCTGAGCGTCGGCGCGCTGGCCTCCTACGGGGTGACGTCGCTCCTCAGCGCCCACCAGGAACGCGCGCTCGCGATGCTGGTCTCCGCCACGCCGCGGGCGGCCAGGCTCGGCAGGGACGCGTTCGTGAGCACGCTGAGCCGCGCCGCGGCGCACCGTGGCGGGCTCGTGCTCGACCGGGACGCGCTGCGCGGCATGGACCGCGTGGACACGGTCGTGTTCGACGCCGACGCGCTGACACGGAACACCTGGACCGTCCACGAAGTGATCATCATGGACTCGGGCGTGGACGTCGACGAGCTGCACGCCCGCATCTACACCATGCTCGAAGGCGCGGACGCGACCCGGCGGCACGAACGCGACGACTGGGCCGCCGAGCCGCTGGCGGCCGTTCCCGCGACGGCGCCGCACTGGAGCGACAAGGGCGTGCGGCCGGTCGCGGTGACCCTGAACGGCGAGACGGCCGCGTTCGTCGGCGTGGTGCCCGATACGCCGCCCTGGGCCGAGGCGCTGGTCGGCGCGGCGCGGGGCACGTGCGCGGTGGTGCTGGCCGGCGGCCATCCGAGCCTGTCGTGGCGGCTCGGCGCGGAGACCTCCGTGCCCGGCGGCGACCGGCTCGCCCGGTCCGTGCGGGCCCTGCAGAAGGACGGCCACGGCGTCGCGGTGGTGGCCGCCCGCCCGCGCCGCGGCCTGCGCGAGGCCGATCTCGGCATCGGCCTGCTCGCCGGACGGGACCGCACGCCGTGGGACGCCGATGTGATCGGCGGGCCCGAGGTCGCGCACATGCTGCTCACCGCCTTCGCCCCGGCGAGAGTCGCGAGCCGCCGCGGGCTGAAGGTCTCCGCGGCGGGGTCCGCGGTCGGCGCCGGGCTCACCGTGCTCGGCCCGGCCGCAGGGGCGGTGCGCCGGGTGCAGCTCGCCGGGGACTGCGCGTCCCTGGCCGCCCTCGCCACCGGCGCCTGGTCGGGACGCGATCTCGGCCGCGGGCGGCTGCCCGAGCGGGCCGACCGCACCCCCTGGCACGCGCTGCCCGCCTCGGACGTGCTGGAACGCCTGTCCACCAGCCTGTCGGGGCTGACCGAGGAGGAGGCCGCGCGCCGCGGGGACGGCCGGCGTCCCCGGCCGCGCGCCGTCCGCCTGCCCCTGCTCCGGGCGACCGCCGAGGAGCTCGCCAATCCTCTGACCCCGGTGCTCGCCACCGCGGCGGGCGTGTCGGCGTCGGTGGGCTCGGCCCTGGACGCGGTGCTCATCGCGGGCGTGCTGGCCGTCAACGGGCTGATCGGCGGCGCCCAGCGCCACAACGCCGACCGGGCGCTCCACCGCCTCACCGGCGCCACCGCCATCTCCGTACGGGTGCGCCGCCCCTCGGGGACCGTGTCCGCCACCGCCGGCGACCTCGTCCCCGGGGACGTGATCGAGCTGCGCGCCGGCGACGCCGTCCCGGCCGACTGCCGCGTGCTCAAGGCCAGGGGCGTGGAGGTGGACGAGGCGCCGCTCACCGGCGAGTCGCGGCTCGCGGCCAAGTCCGTCCTGCCCACGGCGGCGCTCGCGGTGGCCGAGCGCAGCTCCATGGTCTACCAGGGCACCACCGTGGCCGCCGGCGAGTGCCTGGCCGTGGTCGTCGCGACCGGCCCGGCCACCGAGGCGCGGCGCACGGCCGAGTTCGAGCGCGGGCAGGTGCCGCCGACCGGCGTGGAGCTGCGGCTGCGCGCGCTGAGCAGGCAGATCATGCCGGTCGCCGTCGGGTCGGGCGCGCTGCTCATGGCCACCAACCTGCTGCGCCGCTCCCCGCTGGCGGGCGCGCTCGCCCCCGCCGTGAACCTGGCCGTGGCCGCCGTCCCGGAAGGGCTGCCGTTCATCGCCACCGTGGCCGAGCTGGCCGCGGCCAAACGGCTGTCCACCCGCGAGACCCTGGTGCGCAACCCTTCGACGATCGAGGCGCTCGGACGCGTGGACGTCCTGTGCTTCGACAAGACCGGCACCCTCACCCAGGGGAGCATCAGCCTGCGCGGCATCTCCGACGGGCGCGTGGAGCTTCCCGCCGACGCCCTGCCCGCCGACTACCGGCGCATCCTGGCGGCGGCGCTGCGAGCCGGGCCGAAGTTCGACGGCGAGGGGGTCGTCCCCCACCCCACCGACCGGGCGGTGATGGAGGGCGCGGCACGGCTCGGCGTGGACCCCACCGAGGGGCTGCCCGGGTGGCGGCGCGTCGCGGAGCTGCCGTTCGAGTCGGCGCGGGGCTACCACGCCGTGCTCGGCACCGCGCCGGCGTCCCGGCACGGCACGCGGGCGCGCGGCGGGCGTCCGCACGTGCTCAACGTGAAGGGCGCGCCGGAGGTCGTGCTCACCCGCTGCGTCACGATGCTCAGCGACGGCCAGGTGGCGCCCCTGGACGACGAGGCCGCCACCACGCTGGCCAAGGAGGTCGACCGGCTCGCCCAGCAGGGGCTCCGCGTGCTCGCCGTCGCCGAACGCGCCGCCTCCCGCCGCCTGGACCTGGACGAGTCGCGCATCGACGGGTTGTGCTTCCTGGGGTTCCTCGGCCTCGCCGACCCGGTCAGGCCCACGGCGGCGCGCAGCGTCGCGCGGCTGGCGCGGGCCGGCGTCCGCATCGTCATGATCACCGGGGACCACCCGAGCACGGCCGAGGCCATCGCCGCGGAGCTGAACGTCGTCAACGGGCCGCGGATCATGACGGGGCCGCAGCTCGACCGGCTGGACGACGCCGCGCTGGCGAAGGTGCTGCCGGAGGTGTCGGTCTTCGCCCGGGTCACGCCCGCCCACAAGGCCCGCATCGTCGAGGGCCTCCAGCGGGCGGGCAGGGTGGTCGCCGTGACCGGCGACGGCGCCAACGACGCCCCGGCGATCCGGCTCGCCGACGTCGGGGTGGCGCTCGGGTCGCGCGCCACGCCCGCCGCGCGGGCCGCCGCGGACGTCGTGGTGACCGACGACCGCATCGAGACGATCGTGGAGGCCATCGTCGAGGGGCGGGCGATGTGGAGCTCGGTCCGCGACGCGCTCGGCATCCTGCTCGGCGGCAACCTCGGCGAGATCGTCTTCACGGTCGGGTCCAACCTGCTGGCCGGGCGCAACACGCTGAACGCCCGCCAGCTCCTGCTGGTGAACCTGCTCACCGACATGCTGCCCGCGCTCGCCGTCGCCGTGCGCCCGCCGAGCGCGACGAGCCCCGAGACGCTGCTGTCGGAGGGGCCGGAGGCGTCGCTGGGCGAGGCGCTCAACCGGGACATCTACGCGCGGGCCGCCACCACGGCCGCAGCCGCCTCGCTGGCCTGGACGTTCGCCCGCTACACCGGGACGGCGTCGCGCGCGGACACGGTCGGGCTGATCGGCCTCGTGGTGGCCCAGCTCGCCCAGACGGTGGCGGCCGGGGGCAGGGACCGCACGGTGCTGCTCGCGGCGTCGGTGTCGCTGGCGTCGCTGTTCGTGGTGATCTCCGTGCCGGGGCTGAGCCACGTGTTCGGCTGCCGTCCCGTGGGCCCGGTGGCCTGGGGCATCGGGCTGGCGGGCGGCACGGCGGCGGGCCTGGCGACGCGGGTGCTCGGCCGGCCGTCCGGGGGGTGA
- the mca gene encoding mycothiol conjugate amidase Mca has protein sequence MVAPLRLLAVHAHPDDESSKGAATMARYASEGIDVLVCTCTGGERGSILNPKMDRPDVLENLTEIRRQEMDKAREILGVRQSFLGFVDSGLPEDESEPLPEGCFAVQPLETAAAPLVAAVRAFRPHVIITYDDDGGYPHPDHIMTNKVSVEAFEAAGDPDRYPGLGEPWQPLKLYYHMGFTRARFEALHEAMNDRGIGSPYADWISRWEDRPQKWEVTTRVHCGDFFEARDLALLAHATQVDPDGSWFVCPRELQQEVWPTEDYHLARSLVDTEIPEKDLFAGIQADDASPARR, from the coding sequence GTGGTTGCACCCCTGAGGTTGCTGGCCGTACACGCGCATCCCGACGACGAGTCGAGCAAGGGGGCCGCCACCATGGCCCGCTACGCCTCCGAGGGCATCGACGTGCTGGTCTGTACCTGCACCGGCGGGGAACGCGGCTCCATCCTCAACCCCAAGATGGACCGTCCCGACGTCCTGGAGAACCTCACCGAGATCCGCCGCCAGGAGATGGACAAGGCCCGCGAGATCCTCGGGGTGCGGCAGAGCTTCCTTGGCTTCGTGGACTCCGGGCTTCCTGAGGACGAGAGCGAGCCCCTGCCCGAGGGGTGCTTCGCGGTGCAGCCCCTGGAGACCGCCGCGGCCCCGCTGGTCGCGGCCGTCCGCGCGTTCAGGCCGCACGTGATCATCACCTACGACGACGACGGCGGCTACCCCCACCCCGACCACATCATGACCAACAAGGTGTCGGTGGAGGCCTTCGAGGCCGCGGGCGACCCGGACCGCTACCCGGGCCTCGGCGAGCCGTGGCAGCCGCTGAAGCTCTACTACCACATGGGCTTCACCCGCGCCCGGTTCGAGGCGCTGCACGAGGCCATGAACGACCGCGGCATCGGCTCCCCCTACGCCGACTGGATCTCCCGCTGGGAGGACCGCCCGCAGAAGTGGGAGGTCACCACGCGCGTCCACTGCGGCGACTTCTTCGAGGCCCGCGACCTCGCGCTGCTGGCCCACGCCACCCAGGTGGACCCGGACGGCTCCTGGTTCGTCTGCCCGCGCGAGCTCCAGCAGGAGGTCTGGCCCACCGAGGACTACCACCTGGCCCGCTCGCTGGTCGACACCGAGATCCCCGAGAAGGACCTGTTCGCCGGCATCCAGGCCGACGACGCCTCACCGGCCCGCCGCTGA
- a CDS encoding GNAT family N-acetyltransferase — protein sequence MEHAVDVADNPEARRYEIRVDGKQAGFADYRLRGDRMVFTHTEIDEEYEGQGLGGALIRVALDAARDTGLRVVPLCPFVAAYIEKHQEYADLVAEAPPESEPAR from the coding sequence ATGGAGCATGCGGTCGACGTCGCCGACAACCCCGAGGCCAGGCGGTACGAGATCCGGGTCGACGGCAAGCAGGCCGGGTTCGCCGACTACCGCCTGCGCGGGGACCGGATGGTCTTCACGCACACCGAGATCGACGAGGAGTACGAGGGCCAGGGCCTCGGCGGCGCCCTGATCCGCGTGGCGCTGGACGCGGCCCGCGACACCGGGCTGCGGGTCGTGCCGCTCTGCCCCTTCGTGGCGGCCTACATCGAGAAGCACCAGGAGTACGCCGACCTGGTGGCCGAGGCCCCGCCGGAGTCCGAGCCCGCCCGCTGA
- a CDS encoding RibD family protein: MTSRPYVLLSVAMSIDGHIDDTSGTPLALSNDADFDRVDEVRAGCDAILVGPGTIRADDPRLLVRSAARRADRVRRGLAETPLKVTLTRDGDLDPGRRFFTLGDVEKIVYAESPCADKARARLGGVATVVDAGDPLDPAGLLADLSSRGVRRLMVEGGQAVHTLFLTAGLVDELHVVVAPFFVGDPSAPRFVAGGVFPYDPAHPLRLAEARPIGDVVLLRYHPTEPPS; the protein is encoded by the coding sequence GTGACGAGCCGTCCGTACGTCCTGCTGTCGGTCGCGATGTCGATCGACGGCCACATCGACGACACCTCGGGCACGCCGCTCGCCCTGTCCAACGACGCCGACTTCGACCGCGTCGACGAGGTGCGCGCGGGCTGCGACGCCATCCTGGTGGGACCCGGCACCATCCGCGCCGACGACCCCCGGCTGCTCGTGCGCTCCGCCGCCCGGCGCGCGGACCGTGTCCGCCGGGGGCTCGCCGAGACGCCGCTCAAGGTCACCCTGACCCGCGACGGCGACCTCGACCCCGGCCGCCGCTTCTTCACCCTCGGCGACGTCGAGAAGATCGTCTACGCCGAGAGCCCGTGCGCCGACAAGGCCCGCGCCCGGCTGGGCGGCGTGGCCACCGTCGTGGACGCCGGCGACCCGCTGGACCCGGCCGGCCTCCTCGCCGACCTGTCGTCCCGCGGCGTGCGCCGGCTCATGGTCGAAGGCGGCCAGGCCGTCCACACCCTCTTCCTCACCGCCGGCCTGGTCGACGAGCTGCACGTGGTCGTCGCCCCGTTCTTCGTCGGCGACCCCTCGGCGCCCCGCTTCGTCGCCGGGGGCGTCTTCCCGTACGATCCCGCCCACCCCCTGCGCCTGGCCGAGGCCCGCCCCATCGGCGACGTGGTCCTCCTGCGCTACCACCCGACGGAGCCCCCCTCATGA